From the Shewanella amazonensis SB2B genome, one window contains:
- a CDS encoding YebC/PmpR family DNA-binding transcriptional regulator → MAGHSKWANIRHRKAAQDAKRGKLFTKLIRELVVSAREGGSDADANPRLRAAIDKALSANMTRDTVERAVKRGSGELDGDNLETLIYEGYGPGGTAVMVECMTDNRNRAVTGVRNAFNKSGGNLGTDGSVAYLFTKRGVISFEAGTDEDAMMEAALDAGADDVIINDDGSADVYTTPEDFGAVKDALDGTGFSSVNAEVTMVPSTRAVLDAETAPKFLRLIDQLEDHDDVQEVYHNADIPDEVMETLE, encoded by the coding sequence ATGGCAGGTCACAGCAAGTGGGCCAACATCAGGCACCGTAAAGCCGCCCAGGATGCCAAGCGCGGCAAACTCTTTACCAAACTCATTCGCGAGCTGGTTGTCTCCGCCCGTGAGGGTGGTTCAGATGCCGATGCCAACCCCCGTCTGCGTGCTGCCATCGATAAAGCCCTGTCTGCCAATATGACCCGTGACACTGTGGAACGCGCGGTTAAACGCGGCTCGGGTGAACTTGATGGCGACAACCTGGAAACCCTCATCTACGAAGGCTACGGCCCCGGCGGCACTGCTGTGATGGTCGAGTGCATGACGGATAATCGCAACCGGGCGGTGACCGGGGTGCGCAATGCCTTCAATAAGTCCGGCGGCAACCTGGGCACAGATGGCTCGGTGGCGTATCTCTTTACCAAACGTGGGGTGATAAGTTTCGAGGCCGGCACAGATGAAGACGCCATGATGGAAGCTGCGCTCGATGCCGGCGCCGATGATGTCATCATCAATGATGATGGCAGTGCCGATGTGTACACTACGCCTGAGGACTTTGGCGCCGTGAAAGATGCCCTCGATGGCACCGGTTTTTCCTCGGTGAACGCCGAAGTGACCATGGTGCCATCCACACGGGCCGTGCTTGATGCCGAAACCGCTCCCAAATTCCTGCGGCTTATCGATCAGCTTGAAGATCATGATGATGTGCAGGAGGTTTACCATAACGCCGACATCCCCGATGAGGTGATGGAGACGCTGGAATAA
- the ruvA gene encoding Holliday junction branch migration protein RuvA codes for MIGRLKGILVEKHAPEVLIDVGGVGYELQMPLTSFYELPLPGAEVIVYTHFVVREDAQLLYGFIHKEERSLFRLLIKANGVGPKLALTILSGMTAKEFIGCLERDDIATLIKLPGVGKKTAERLLVEMRDKLKSLMEASMGAEREFVLKSNFTPAPVAATVEEDAIAALLSLGYKPQQASKAVSSAFQEGMDPEQLIKAALKSML; via the coding sequence ATGATAGGTCGTTTAAAGGGCATTTTGGTTGAGAAACACGCCCCAGAGGTATTGATAGATGTGGGCGGTGTTGGCTATGAGCTGCAAATGCCGCTGACCTCCTTTTACGAGCTGCCACTGCCTGGCGCCGAGGTCATTGTTTATACCCATTTTGTGGTCCGTGAAGATGCTCAGCTTTTGTATGGATTTATCCATAAAGAAGAGCGCTCACTGTTTCGTTTGCTGATCAAGGCCAATGGTGTTGGCCCCAAGCTCGCGCTCACTATTCTGTCGGGCATGACCGCCAAAGAGTTTATTGGTTGCCTGGAACGTGACGATATCGCGACCCTGATTAAGCTGCCCGGTGTGGGTAAAAAGACTGCCGAACGTCTGCTGGTTGAGATGCGCGACAAACTCAAGAGCCTGATGGAAGCCTCCATGGGCGCTGAGCGAGAGTTTGTGCTTAAGAGCAACTTCACACCGGCGCCGGTGGCTGCCACTGTGGAAGAAGATGCCATAGCCGCGCTCTTGTCATTGGGCTACAAACCGCAGCAGGCAAGCAAAGCCGTATCCAGTGCCTTCCAGGAGGGCATGGATCCCGAGCAGCTTATCAAGGCTGCACTTAAGTCCATGCTCTAA
- a CDS encoding TonB-dependent receptor plug domain-containing protein, which translates to MLKTTRIAWAVNCVLLATSASAVVSSQAFAEEAQAKDVERIAVTGSRIQRQDMETASPVTVISADAIRAEGFTSVDQMLQAQTSMAGAAVGSSTNNGADGVAQVDLRGMGAERTLVLLNGRRMVNSGSGADSAVDLNSIPVAMIARVEILKDGASAVYGSDAIAGVVNIITKKDFEGFQFDFNGSGTDKGDGESGELSMLYGFNTDNGGNYTFGAAYSERRGVIQADRDWTEAGYSSFIPTGSLEGMVKDANGNWVDRNTGYDFTQDSWYQTPAKRYSLFANMTQELGDDLLLTGDILYTKRKSDQQMAAQPADIMLGVCGEEGIDAARCITLDGDMIAAGIAPDDTGRVNYRRRTTDVGPRIYNQDTDTLRASLGLQGSLDINTGMTWDLSYTYGKNKAETWVENSINAVKMENSVYNNLDSWLSGQPLTQDIINDIGFTERNDGGNEQHVVAGVLSGELFDLSAGAVGFAIGAEYRYDSGYYNPDPVIVAGEGTAAQQDPTDGNYDVFSIYQEVSVPFTEKLTGEFALRFDDYSTFGKASTWKVGLTYEATDDLMLRTVAATGFRAPNVAELFGGNTGSYDYLDDPWGNEQDPQILVNYTSDPDLKPEESESYTAGLVYSPSYIDGLSLTLDYWRFRVTNAITRLDAQKGLVDCHAGILSACETFKITDEGDLSNFTNPLTNVGSQNTSGIDFNLAYNFEALNLDWKINNDLTYLLEFEQDNVAYEGTSDGNFGGYAKVRNNFSIQAGQADWSLMYYNRFIGETEWLGDRDETVDSVLYHNVVATYFINDGVTVSLGVKNLTDEEPSYVPNGSDGGTIPEVFDTIGRQIYGGLTMKF; encoded by the coding sequence ATGTTAAAAACCACGAGAATCGCCTGGGCGGTCAATTGTGTTCTGTTGGCTACCAGTGCTTCTGCTGTCGTGTCCAGTCAGGCGTTTGCCGAAGAAGCTCAAGCCAAAGACGTAGAGCGTATCGCAGTAACAGGTTCACGTATCCAGCGCCAGGATATGGAAACTGCTTCTCCTGTCACAGTGATCAGTGCCGATGCCATTCGCGCTGAAGGCTTCACCTCTGTTGACCAAATGCTGCAGGCTCAAACCTCCATGGCGGGTGCCGCTGTGGGTTCAAGCACCAACAACGGTGCAGATGGTGTAGCGCAGGTTGACCTGCGTGGTATGGGCGCTGAGCGTACTCTGGTACTGCTGAACGGTCGCCGCATGGTGAACTCAGGTTCAGGCGCTGACAGCGCTGTGGATTTGAACTCTATCCCGGTTGCCATGATTGCCCGTGTAGAAATCCTGAAAGACGGTGCATCTGCAGTGTATGGCTCTGACGCCATCGCCGGTGTGGTGAACATCATCACCAAGAAAGATTTTGAAGGCTTCCAGTTCGACTTTAACGGCAGCGGCACCGACAAGGGTGACGGCGAAAGTGGCGAACTGAGCATGCTCTACGGTTTCAACACCGATAACGGTGGCAACTACACCTTTGGTGCGGCTTACTCTGAGCGCCGTGGTGTTATCCAGGCCGATCGTGACTGGACCGAGGCAGGTTACAGCTCATTCATTCCTACCGGCTCTCTGGAAGGTATGGTGAAAGACGCCAACGGTAATTGGGTTGACCGTAACACAGGTTATGACTTCACCCAGGACAGCTGGTATCAGACCCCAGCCAAGCGTTACAGCCTGTTTGCCAACATGACTCAGGAACTGGGTGACGATCTGCTGCTGACCGGTGACATCCTGTATACCAAGCGTAAATCTGATCAGCAAATGGCCGCTCAGCCAGCCGACATCATGCTGGGCGTATGTGGTGAAGAGGGTATCGATGCTGCACGTTGCATCACTCTGGATGGCGACATGATTGCTGCCGGTATCGCTCCTGATGACACTGGCCGTGTAAACTACCGTCGCCGTACCACCGATGTGGGTCCACGTATCTACAATCAGGACACCGACACTCTGCGCGCCTCTCTGGGCCTGCAAGGTTCTCTGGACATCAACACAGGCATGACCTGGGACCTGTCTTACACCTATGGTAAGAACAAGGCCGAGACCTGGGTTGAAAACTCTATCAATGCCGTGAAGATGGAAAACTCCGTCTATAACAACCTGGACTCATGGCTCAGCGGTCAGCCTCTGACTCAGGACATCATCAACGACATCGGTTTCACCGAGCGTAACGATGGCGGTAACGAGCAGCACGTGGTTGCCGGCGTACTGAGCGGTGAACTGTTTGATTTGAGTGCAGGTGCAGTTGGTTTTGCAATCGGTGCTGAATACCGTTACGACAGTGGCTACTACAATCCTGATCCTGTGATTGTGGCCGGTGAGGGTACTGCGGCTCAGCAAGACCCAACTGATGGTAACTACGATGTATTCTCCATCTATCAGGAAGTCAGCGTGCCTTTCACCGAGAAACTGACCGGTGAATTCGCCCTGCGTTTCGATGACTACTCTACCTTCGGTAAAGCCTCGACCTGGAAAGTGGGTCTGACCTATGAAGCCACTGACGATCTGATGCTGCGTACCGTAGCTGCTACCGGTTTCCGTGCACCTAACGTTGCCGAGCTGTTTGGTGGTAACACAGGTTCTTACGATTATCTGGACGATCCATGGGGTAACGAGCAAGATCCTCAAATTCTGGTGAACTACACCTCAGATCCTGATCTGAAGCCAGAAGAGTCTGAGTCTTACACTGCCGGTCTGGTGTACTCTCCAAGCTACATCGACGGTCTGTCTCTGACCCTCGATTACTGGCGTTTCCGTGTGACCAACGCCATTACCCGTCTGGATGCCCAGAAGGGTCTGGTTGACTGTCATGCCGGTATTCTGAGCGCCTGTGAAACCTTCAAGATCACCGATGAAGGCGATCTGTCGAACTTCACCAACCCGCTGACCAACGTGGGTAGCCAGAACACCAGTGGTATCGACTTCAACCTGGCCTACAACTTCGAAGCTCTGAATCTGGACTGGAAGATCAATAACGATCTGACCTACCTGCTGGAATTCGAACAGGACAACGTAGCCTACGAAGGCACCAGCGATGGTAACTTCGGTGGTTATGCCAAGGTGCGCAACAACTTCAGCATCCAGGCCGGTCAGGCCGACTGGAGCCTGATGTACTACAACCGTTTCATCGGCGAAACCGAGTGGTTGGGTGACCGTGATGAAACTGTAGACTCAGTGCTGTACCACAACGTGGTTGCCACTTACTTCATCAACGACGGCGTGACCGTATCTCTGGGTGTGAAGAACCTCACTGATGAAGAGCCATCCTACGTGCCTAACGGCAGCGACGGCGGTACCATTCCTGAAGTATTTGACACCATCGGTCGTCAAATCTACGGTGGTCTGACGATGAAGTTCTGA
- the ruvC gene encoding crossover junction endodeoxyribonuclease RuvC, translating to MAIILGVDPGSRITGYGVIQCQGRHQLYLGSGCIRTSSDELPDRLKQIFDGLQEIIRQYQPSQFAIERVFMAKNADSALKLGQARGAAIVAATVAGLPVAEYSATQIKNAVVGTGRAQKAQVQHMVQQMLKLPAAPQADAADALAVAMCHYHTHQSLVALGGRASVRTYGRYR from the coding sequence ATGGCCATTATTTTAGGAGTCGACCCGGGCTCACGCATCACAGGTTATGGGGTTATCCAGTGTCAGGGCAGGCATCAGCTCTATCTTGGCAGCGGTTGTATTCGTACTTCATCGGATGAACTGCCCGACAGGCTTAAGCAGATTTTTGATGGTCTGCAGGAAATTATCCGTCAGTACCAGCCGAGCCAGTTTGCCATCGAGCGGGTCTTTATGGCCAAGAATGCCGACTCGGCATTGAAGCTAGGCCAGGCGAGGGGCGCTGCCATAGTCGCCGCCACAGTGGCAGGTTTGCCGGTGGCGGAATACAGCGCCACCCAGATTAAAAATGCCGTGGTGGGCACAGGCCGGGCACAAAAGGCTCAGGTGCAGCACATGGTGCAGCAGATGCTGAAACTCCCCGCAGCGCCCCAGGCCGACGCGGCAGATGCACTGGCGGTTGCCATGTGTCATTATCACACCCATCAAAGTCTGGTGGCCCTCGGTGGGCGCGCCAGTGTCAGAACATACGGAAGATACAGATGA
- the cmoA gene encoding carboxy-S-adenosyl-L-methionine synthase CmoA — MTNQQDTLFAEPGEHQGNFQFDSRVAGVFGDMIRRSVPGYTQIINTIGEIADRCVTPGSNVYDLGCSLGAATLAIRRKIEGRNARIFAIDNSEPMLVRAEENLSAYVSDTKVFFQLADIRDQTFENASLVVLNFTLQFLPPDDRDTLLARIYQGLNPGGILLLSEKLKFDGVDVQALLDSLHLDFKRANGYSELEISQKRSAIENVLIPDTLEQHKTRLNQAGFTQADLWFQCFNFASMVAIK; from the coding sequence ATGACCAATCAACAGGACACACTGTTCGCCGAGCCAGGCGAGCATCAGGGTAACTTCCAGTTTGACAGTCGCGTTGCCGGTGTATTTGGCGACATGATCCGCCGCTCAGTGCCCGGTTACACGCAAATCATTAACACGATTGGTGAAATTGCTGACCGCTGCGTCACGCCAGGCTCCAATGTTTATGATCTGGGCTGTTCTCTGGGAGCCGCGACTCTTGCCATCCGCCGCAAAATCGAAGGTCGCAATGCGCGCATTTTTGCCATCGATAACAGCGAGCCTATGTTGGTACGGGCTGAAGAAAACCTCTCCGCTTACGTGAGCGACACCAAAGTTTTCTTTCAGCTGGCTGATATTCGAGATCAAACGTTTGAAAATGCCTCTCTGGTGGTGCTCAACTTTACCCTGCAGTTTTTGCCGCCAGACGACAGAGACACCCTGCTGGCACGCATCTATCAGGGACTTAACCCCGGCGGTATCCTGCTGCTGTCTGAAAAACTCAAATTTGACGGCGTCGATGTCCAGGCATTACTGGACTCGCTGCATCTCGATTTCAAACGGGCAAATGGTTATAGCGAACTGGAAATCAGTCAAAAACGCAGCGCCATTGAGAATGTACTGATCCCCGACACGCTGGAACAGCACAAAACCCGACTGAACCAAGCCGGCTTCACCCAGGCTGACCTTTGGTTCCAATGTTTTAATTTTGCATCTATGGTGGCTATCAAGTGA
- the aspS gene encoding aspartate--tRNA ligase: MRSHYCGDVNKSHVGQEVTLVGWVNRSRDLGGVIFLDLRDREGLVQVVYDPDLPDVFDVASSLRAEFCVQVKGVVRPRPDSQVNSQMKTGEIEVLGKALTIINAADPLPLSLDNHQNNSEEARLKYRYLDLRRPEMAQRLIFRAKVTSFVRRFMDGNGFLDIETPILTKATPEGARDYLVPSRTYKGQFFALPQSPQLFKQLLMMSGFDRYYQIVKCFRDEDLRADRQPEFTQIDIETSFMTSDQVMETTERMIRNLFLELMNVDLGDFPKMTWDEAMRRFGSDKPDLRNPLELVDVADLLKAVEFAVFSGPANDEEGRVAALRIPGGAELSRKQIDDYTKFVGIYGARGLAWMKVNNLAAGVEGIQSPVAKFLNEDIIKEIIARTKAADGDIIFFGADKANVVAESMGALRLKAGEDFKLLEGEWRPLWVVDFPMFEKADGRFYAVHHPFTAPRGVTAAELEASPGKAVSDAYDMVLNGVELGGGSVRIHNGDMQSTVFRILGIDDEEAKEKFGFLLDALRFGTPPHAGLAFGLDRLVMLMTGASSIRDVMAFPKTTTAACPLTNAPGHANPDQLVELGIAVLPKEPKQD; this comes from the coding sequence ATGCGCAGTCATTATTGTGGAGACGTTAATAAGTCTCACGTCGGACAAGAAGTCACCCTCGTTGGCTGGGTAAACCGCAGCCGCGATTTGGGGGGTGTGATCTTTTTGGATCTTCGCGACCGCGAAGGTTTGGTTCAGGTAGTATATGACCCGGACTTGCCAGACGTGTTTGACGTAGCCAGCAGCCTGCGTGCCGAGTTCTGTGTTCAGGTGAAAGGTGTGGTTCGCCCACGTCCTGACAGCCAGGTGAACAGCCAGATGAAAACCGGTGAAATTGAGGTGCTGGGTAAAGCGCTCACCATCATCAATGCCGCCGACCCGCTGCCACTGAGCCTGGATAACCACCAGAACAACAGCGAAGAAGCCCGTCTGAAGTACCGCTATCTGGATCTGCGCCGTCCTGAAATGGCACAGCGTCTGATTTTCCGTGCCAAGGTCACCAGCTTTGTGCGTCGCTTTATGGATGGCAACGGCTTCCTCGACATTGAAACCCCTATCCTGACCAAGGCCACTCCGGAAGGTGCCCGCGACTATCTGGTGCCAAGCCGTACCTATAAAGGTCAGTTCTTCGCACTGCCACAGTCGCCACAGCTGTTCAAACAGCTGCTGATGATGTCAGGTTTTGACCGTTACTATCAAATCGTCAAGTGTTTCCGCGACGAAGACCTGCGCGCCGACCGTCAGCCTGAATTCACCCAAATCGATATCGAAACCTCGTTCATGACCTCAGATCAGGTGATGGAAACCACCGAGCGTATGATCCGTAACCTGTTCCTCGAGCTGATGAACGTGGATCTGGGTGATTTCCCGAAAATGACCTGGGATGAAGCCATGCGCCGCTTTGGCTCCGACAAACCTGATCTACGTAACCCGCTGGAACTGGTTGATGTAGCCGATCTGCTTAAAGCCGTTGAGTTTGCGGTATTCTCCGGCCCTGCCAACGATGAAGAAGGCCGCGTTGCTGCCCTGCGTATCCCCGGCGGCGCCGAGCTGTCACGCAAGCAAATCGACGACTACACCAAGTTTGTAGGAATCTACGGTGCCCGCGGTCTGGCCTGGATGAAGGTCAACAACCTGGCTGCTGGCGTTGAAGGCATTCAGTCACCTGTGGCTAAGTTCCTGAATGAAGACATCATCAAGGAAATCATTGCCCGCACCAAGGCTGCCGATGGCGATATCATCTTCTTCGGTGCTGACAAGGCCAACGTGGTTGCCGAGTCCATGGGCGCCCTGCGTCTGAAAGCCGGCGAAGACTTCAAACTGCTCGAAGGTGAGTGGCGCCCACTGTGGGTGGTTGACTTCCCGATGTTCGAAAAGGCCGATGGCCGTTTCTACGCAGTTCACCATCCCTTTACCGCGCCGCGCGGCGTCACTGCTGCCGAGCTTGAAGCGAGCCCAGGCAAGGCCGTGTCCGATGCCTACGACATGGTACTCAACGGCGTTGAGCTGGGCGGCGGCTCTGTGCGTATCCACAATGGCGACATGCAGTCTACCGTGTTCCGTATCCTTGGCATCGACGATGAAGAAGCCAAAGAAAAGTTCGGCTTCCTGCTGGACGCACTGCGTTTCGGTACCCCACCACACGCGGGTCTGGCCTTTGGTCTGGACCGTCTGGTGATGCTGATGACCGGCGCCAGCTCCATCCGTGATGTGATGGCCTTCCCCAAGACCACCACGGCGGCCTGTCCGCTCACCAACGCGCCGGGACATGCCAACCCCGACCAACTGGTGGAACTGGGCATTGCGGTTCTGCCGAAAGAGCCGAAACAAGACTGA
- the ruvB gene encoding Holliday junction branch migration DNA helicase RuvB: MIEADRLIQPQDLGQEDVIDRAMRPKLLDEYTGQDDTRAQLKVFIEAAKKRGEALDHMLIYGPPGLGKTTLANIVANEMGVNIKSTSGPVLEKAGDLAALLTNLEEGDVLFIDEIHRLSPVVEEILYPAMEDYQLDIMIGEGPAARSIKLDLPPFTLVGATTRAGSLTSPLRARFGIPLRLEFYNVRDLSSIVARSAKVMDVPMDEGGAEEIARRSRGTPRIANRLLRRVRDFAEVKHDGAISRAVAQSALDLLDVDSEGFDYMDRKLLLAIIDKFMGGPVGLDNLAAAIGEERETIEDVLEPFLIQQGFVQRTPRGRIATARAYSHFDLIKPD; encoded by the coding sequence ATGATTGAAGCCGACCGGCTTATTCAGCCCCAGGATCTGGGTCAGGAAGATGTGATTGACCGCGCCATGCGGCCAAAATTACTCGACGAATACACGGGGCAGGACGATACCCGCGCCCAGCTTAAAGTCTTTATTGAGGCGGCTAAAAAGCGCGGCGAAGCCCTGGATCATATGCTTATCTACGGCCCACCAGGCCTGGGTAAAACCACCCTGGCCAATATCGTTGCCAACGAAATGGGGGTGAACATCAAGTCCACCTCCGGGCCTGTGCTGGAAAAGGCAGGCGATTTGGCGGCCCTGCTCACCAATCTTGAAGAAGGTGACGTGCTCTTTATCGATGAAATCCACCGCTTAAGCCCTGTGGTGGAGGAAATCCTCTATCCGGCGATGGAAGACTATCAGCTGGATATCATGATAGGTGAGGGGCCCGCTGCACGCTCTATCAAGCTGGATTTGCCGCCTTTTACCCTGGTGGGCGCAACAACCCGAGCAGGTTCACTCACATCACCGCTGCGGGCCCGTTTCGGCATTCCGCTGCGGCTTGAGTTTTACAATGTCCGTGACCTGTCATCCATTGTGGCGCGCTCCGCCAAGGTGATGGATGTGCCCATGGATGAAGGTGGCGCCGAAGAGATTGCCCGCCGCAGCCGCGGTACTCCCCGTATCGCCAACCGGCTGCTTCGCCGGGTGCGGGACTTTGCTGAAGTGAAGCATGATGGCGCAATCAGCCGTGCGGTGGCTCAGTCAGCACTGGATTTATTGGATGTGGACAGCGAAGGCTTTGATTACATGGACCGCAAGCTGCTGCTGGCGATTATCGACAAGTTTATGGGAGGACCTGTGGGTCTGGATAACCTTGCCGCCGCCATCGGTGAGGAACGTGAAACCATAGAAGATGTGCTTGAGCCATTTCTTATTCAGCAGGGGTTTGTGCAGCGCACACCAAGGGGGCGGATTGCCACGGCCCGTGCCTACAGCCATTTTGACCTTATCAAACCAGATTGA
- a CDS encoding transporter substrate-binding domain-containing protein — protein sequence MKLILRLFFFLSLLLPSVLHASEKPLVLVMGEDSYPFQFLDDDGEPQGLLVELWKEWSRVNRRPVVFVGRVWRDSVAQLEDGRADVHLGMAINPEREARFAFANAISDVNTYVYLHKQLQGRTKLEELQPFQIGIVQGSTFEQELSSRQPGLVFRYFPTRDSLLEAAYRGELVAFAGMEGYMRDQALQQKLAAEFPINTRVLVRETKLHPAVRKGNNALIREINEGFANVADDFIRKLERRWLGYQRQQSGLAIAMQLGVEPFVDLGGDGQPHGLYVDIWRLWSEKTGIPINFIPGDMNGSLEDVRSGRADVHIGYPESDDMNTGLYRAWHMYTIKSRLFLYGDQSHDLDALKGKRLGVFPTAPYVAALKAALPNTQIRFYQGMDEMLTAVHQGDIVGFVAAAAWTQHYLLLNRSWSEFHQVPSLEFDTEIYALIRQGDQGLANRIASGFNMIDWKELADIEQKWMLNSRDHVFLKSKEHIELTDNQRRYLDGLGTLRMGFLENWGPMEFVDEQGNFAGVNADIAQMMEAMLGIEIQPVPFKEWSDLISALAKGNIDLAGSVAKTAEREGQMGYSEPYWPSAWALVSPLESVTVFNLEQLEGQRLAVVEGYQIISRLMAEYPGIKLVLVPDSQSGLQTVASGKADVFLEKVVTVASQLGAGQYQQLKMSLLADFADQKSHIAVSAKHSELLPFINRVIAKLDKARVQEIYSRWVDIKLDTGLVRYQRYMKGVAIALALLTLLVLVITVINRRLKGEIQARKEAESRIAHLASHDPLTGLPNRMLLDDRLKQATLFHCREQSKFALLFVDLDGFKEINDSEGHVTGDAALVKVANLLDEAVRKSDTVARFGGDEFVVLLNRIHDLDSVCQVAETLIARIGEPLNIGKKTLKLSASIGIAIFPSDSDNPIGLMQKADKMMYFAKQAGGNGYRSA from the coding sequence TTGAAGCTTATTCTGAGACTGTTTTTTTTCCTTAGCCTCTTGTTGCCCTCTGTGCTTCATGCCAGTGAAAAGCCACTGGTGTTGGTGATGGGAGAAGACAGCTATCCATTTCAGTTCCTTGATGATGATGGCGAACCACAGGGATTACTGGTGGAGTTGTGGAAAGAGTGGTCGAGGGTCAATCGTCGTCCGGTGGTATTTGTCGGGAGGGTGTGGCGCGATTCGGTTGCCCAGTTGGAAGACGGGCGCGCCGATGTCCATTTGGGCATGGCTATCAATCCTGAACGCGAAGCCAGGTTTGCATTTGCAAACGCCATTTCTGACGTTAACACCTACGTCTACCTGCATAAGCAGTTGCAGGGACGTACAAAACTTGAAGAACTTCAACCCTTTCAAATCGGCATAGTACAGGGTTCTACCTTTGAGCAGGAGCTCAGTAGCCGCCAGCCCGGTCTGGTGTTTCGCTATTTCCCTACCCGCGATAGCCTCCTTGAAGCCGCATACCGGGGAGAGCTTGTTGCGTTTGCCGGGATGGAAGGCTACATGCGCGACCAGGCGTTGCAGCAGAAACTCGCGGCTGAGTTTCCCATTAATACACGGGTATTGGTTCGGGAGACCAAACTTCATCCAGCGGTCAGAAAGGGCAACAATGCGCTTATCCGGGAGATAAACGAAGGCTTTGCCAATGTCGCCGATGATTTTATTCGCAAGCTAGAGCGTCGCTGGCTGGGGTATCAGCGTCAGCAAAGTGGTCTCGCCATTGCCATGCAACTGGGGGTTGAGCCCTTTGTAGACCTGGGGGGCGATGGTCAGCCCCACGGCCTCTACGTTGATATCTGGCGGCTGTGGTCAGAAAAAACCGGGATCCCCATTAACTTCATCCCCGGCGATATGAATGGCAGTCTGGAGGATGTGCGTTCGGGGCGTGCCGATGTGCATATCGGCTATCCGGAGAGTGACGATATGAATACCGGGCTCTACCGCGCCTGGCATATGTACACCATCAAGAGCCGTTTATTTTTGTACGGCGATCAAAGTCATGACCTGGATGCCCTAAAGGGCAAACGTCTTGGGGTATTTCCGACTGCACCTTATGTGGCAGCGCTCAAGGCTGCCTTACCCAACACCCAGATCCGTTTCTATCAGGGTATGGACGAAATGCTCACCGCTGTGCATCAGGGGGATATTGTCGGTTTTGTGGCGGCCGCCGCCTGGACCCAACATTACTTGTTGCTCAATCGCAGCTGGTCAGAATTTCATCAGGTGCCTTCCCTTGAGTTTGACACCGAAATTTATGCGCTGATCCGTCAGGGAGATCAGGGGCTTGCCAATCGTATTGCCTCTGGATTCAACATGATTGATTGGAAAGAGCTGGCGGACATTGAGCAAAAATGGATGCTCAACAGCCGCGACCATGTGTTTTTGAAAAGCAAAGAACACATAGAGCTCACGGATAACCAACGGCGCTATCTTGATGGACTTGGCACCTTGCGTATGGGGTTTCTTGAAAACTGGGGGCCCATGGAGTTTGTTGATGAGCAGGGTAACTTTGCCGGCGTTAATGCCGACATTGCCCAGATGATGGAAGCCATGTTGGGCATTGAAATTCAACCCGTGCCATTCAAGGAATGGAGCGATCTGATAAGCGCCCTGGCAAAAGGCAACATAGATTTAGCGGGCAGCGTGGCCAAAACCGCCGAGCGGGAAGGGCAAATGGGATACTCAGAACCCTACTGGCCCTCGGCCTGGGCTTTGGTTAGCCCACTGGAAAGCGTCACCGTATTCAACCTTGAACAGCTCGAAGGTCAGCGTTTGGCGGTTGTAGAGGGATACCAGATTATCAGCCGTTTGATGGCAGAATACCCCGGCATCAAGCTGGTATTGGTGCCGGACAGTCAATCCGGGTTGCAAACGGTTGCATCCGGTAAGGCCGATGTGTTCCTTGAAAAGGTGGTAACAGTCGCAAGCCAACTGGGCGCAGGCCAGTATCAGCAGCTGAAGATGTCGCTGCTGGCAGATTTTGCCGATCAGAAGAGCCACATAGCCGTATCAGCCAAACACTCGGAACTTCTGCCTTTTATCAATCGGGTCATTGCCAAACTGGACAAAGCCAGGGTGCAGGAAATCTATAGCCGGTGGGTGGACATTAAGCTCGACACCGGCTTGGTGCGTTATCAGCGCTATATGAAGGGCGTGGCGATAGCCTTGGCACTGCTGACACTCTTGGTGCTGGTCATTACCGTGATTAACCGGCGCCTTAAAGGCGAAATTCAGGCCAGAAAAGAGGCCGAATCGCGCATTGCCCATCTGGCGAGCCACGACCCGCTAACCGGGTTGCCAAACCGTATGTTGCTTGATGACCGTCTTAAACAGGCAACCTTGTTCCATTGCCGTGAGCAGAGTAAATTTGCACTGTTGTTTGTCGATCTGGATGGCTTTAAAGAAATCAACGATAGCGAGGGGCATGTCACAGGGGATGCGGCGCTGGTTAAGGTGGCGAACTTGCTGGACGAGGCTGTCAGAAAGTCCGACACAGTGGCGCGCTTCGGCGGCGATGAGTTTGTGGTATTGCTCAATAGAATTCACGACCTGGACAGCGTCTGTCAGGTGGCTGAAACCCTGATTGCCCGCATTGGCGAGCCGCTGAACATCGGCAAAAAGACCCTGAAACTGTCGGCCAGTATCGGTATCGCCATTTTCCCGTCCGATAGCGACAACCCCATAGGCCTGATGCAAAAAGCCGACAAAATGATGTATTTCGCCAAACAGGCGGGAGGTAATGGTTATCGCAGTGCCTGA